From Hippoglossus stenolepis isolate QCI-W04-F060 chromosome 6, HSTE1.2, whole genome shotgun sequence, a single genomic window includes:
- the LOC118110453 gene encoding protein disulfide isomerase Creld1 encodes MWWAWPFLPALVLLSELSVVRVQTAPCQTCRKLTESFIKGLDVTAKKNFGGGNTAWEEEKLAKYARSETRLLEIVEAACEKTDFECNQLLEQIEDQVETWWFHRQQEAPDLFEWLCIEELRLCCPPGHFGPGCKECPSSPGGVCGGLGRCEGEGTRLGDGECVCDPGYSGSLCQGCADGYFRERSSNDSKGACAACYYSCKKCSGVQDYKCLDCKPGWILHDNKCVDTDECGTELARCPSNTYCHNTDGSYECRGCDQACVGCMGSGPARCKKCSRGYRLKGAKCLDIDECNERAIACPGLNEACINEEGSFHCDCADGFIRRDSICVENKPPAGPEKGLFDDMTDDEVLVLQQMFFGVVICAIATLAAKGDMVFTAIFIGGVAAMAGYWLTEKGDYMLDGLLKGH; translated from the exons ATGTGGTGGGCCTGGCCGTTCCTGCCTGCTCTGGTACTTCTCTCAGAGCTCTCTGTGGTGAGAGTCCAGACAGCGCCATGCCAGACCTGTCGAAAACTCACCGAAAGTTTCATTAAG GGTTTGGACGTAACAGCCAAAAAGAACTTTGGGGGTGGTAACACTGCTTGGGAAGAAGAGAAGCTGGCTAAGTATGCACGAAG TGAGACTCGACTGCTGGAGATTGTAGAAGCTGCTTGTGAGAAAACAGATTTTGAATGTAACCAGCTGCTGGAGCAGATAGAGGACCAGGTGGAGACGTGGTGGTTCCACAG GCAGCAGGAGGCACCAGACCTGTTTGAGTGGCTGTGCATAGAGGAACTGAGACTCTGCTGTCCACCTGGGCACTTCGGGCCTGGCTGCAAAG AGTGTCCATCCAGCCCCGGTGGGGTGTGTGGTGGTCTCGGCCGCTGTGAGGGGGAGGGGACTCGACTGGGAGATGGAGAGTGCGTCTGTGATCCTGGATACTCAGGCAGTCTGTGCCAGGGCTGTGCTGATGGCTACTTCAGAGAGAGAAGCTCCAATGACAGCAAAGGAGCCTGTGCAG CTTGTTACTACTCATGTAAGAAGTGCTCAGGGGTGCAGGACTACAAATGCCTCGACTGTAAACCGGGCTGGATCCTCCATGACAAcaagtgtgtgg ACACTGACGAGTGTGGTACGGAGCTGGCTCGATGTCCCTCTAACACGTACTGTCACAACACAGATGGATCGTATGAATGCAGAG GCTGTGATCAGGCATGTGTGGGATGCATGGGAAGTGGTCCTGCCCGTTGTAAGAAATGTTCACGTGGCTACAGATTGAAAGGAGCCAAGTGTCTTG ATATAGATGAATGTAATGAGCGTGCGATCGCGTGCCCAGGACTCAACGAGGCCTGTATCAACGAGGAGGGCTCCTTCCACTGTGACTGTGCTGATGGATTCATCAGAAGAGACAGCATTTGTGTCGAGAACAAGCCACCTG CCGGCCCAGAGAAGGGACTGTTTGACGACATGACAGACGACGAGGTTCTTGTACTGCAGCAGATGTTCTTTGGGGTTGTGATCTGTGCCATCGCTACGCTCGCTGCTAAGGGTGATATGGTTTTCACGGCTATTTTCATTGGAGGTGTGGCTGCTATGGCCGGATACTGGTTGACAGAGAAGGGGGACTACATGCTGGACGGATTGCTGAAAGGACACTAG
- the LOC118111392 gene encoding uncharacterized protein LOC118111392, with amino-acid sequence MKLPALASTPVCIRHDIAAVQQSRCLVVTPKTFPIISDSARLWTSNQSLPRLNPLHPPLVHKRIVSLETPAVHHHNHQRTLIMQRREHHRYHQVWRKPFYGSSSEREEYRRELLEQLKRQMEEKRVALKLQLVGKVKESEYLCEVDRRALSSDREQRIQHSRAMTVFRDENKKLMEQSWRDRALTRSQEILKERELLRLNPINWSGTLK; translated from the exons ATGAAACTAC CAGCCTTAGCTTCCACACCAGTGTGTATTCGTCATGACATAGCTGCGGTCCAGCAGAGTCGCTGCCTGGTGGTCACTCCCAAGACATTTCCCATCATCTCAGACTCTGCCCGACTGTGGACAAGCAATCAG AGTTTGCCAAGACTGAACCCTCTACATCCACCGTTGGTCCATAAACGCATCGTCAGTCTGGAGACGCCCGCTGTtcaccaccacaaccaccagAGGACACTGATCATGCAGAGAAGAGAGCACCACAG GTATCATCAAGTGTGGAGAAAACCCTTTTATGGAAGCAGcagtgaaagagaagaataCAG GAGGGAGCTGCTAGAACAGTTAAAGAGGCAGATGGAGGAGAAACGTGTGGCCCTGAAACTGCAGCTGGTCGGTAAAGTGAAGGAGTCCGAGTATTTATGTGAAGTGGACCGTCGCGCCCTGTCCAGTGACAGAGAGCAAAGGATCCAGCACAGCAGAGCAATGACAGTGTTCAGAGACGAGAACAAGAAG ctaatggagcagagctggaggGACAGAGCACTAACACGCTCCCAGGAGAtcctgaaggagagagagctgctgcGCCTCAACCCCATTAACTGGAGTGGAACACTGAAATAG